In Panicum virgatum strain AP13 chromosome 4N, P.virgatum_v5, whole genome shotgun sequence, a single window of DNA contains:
- the LOC120669512 gene encoding uncharacterized protein LOC120669512 yields the protein MENKQSIGDMQQESIDEQQGQSTSAIEQGGRPATIAEEFWQMPNLQNDSRLEAITQTNVQGSYTGLLIEQIKNSQEQDKTNEVQQGQQMSFVEMLTRSCGFEGIITEHCNPSEIYEGNDSAREEYGITMYSLATENDDILNNRADKDVSEGGTTKIIEQKLLHEAEYAHSRDWTPSFGHKHTEVTMYSLASENGDILKNIADKEAMSEEGPVKNVEQSFLHEAEYAHSRDWTPSFGHKHTQDETTDSETATYSNNWREDIFNQMRVDNVEIDTGSGCTGINTGGAKSNTETENDADTTRGSQELIEEEIEDFIRSEQKEAAEGNNADTESKYTPQIGMEFKDRNAAHHFFSFYGFIAGFEVVTTHTARTTHKKRKGEIFKVEMKCHRYGKESKQERKEEIEPEIIAAVAQKGPKRKTNVQVKTNCPVVMVVKEINGRT from the exons GGTGGCAGACCAGCAACTATTGCAGAGGAATTCTGGCAGATGCCGAACTTGCAAAATGATAGTCGACTCGAAGCAATTACACAGACAAATGTGCAG GGATCATACACAGGGCTACTGATAGAGCAGATTAAAAATTCACAAGAACAGGACAAGACAAATGAAGTCCAACAGGGGCAACAAATGAGTTTTGTGGAAATGTTGACTCGGTCTTGTGGTTTTGAG GGGATCATAACTGAGCACTGCAATCCTTCTGAAATCTATGAAGGGAATGATTCAGCCCGTGAAGAATATGGG ATTACCATGTACAGCTTGGCAACTGAAAATGATGATATTCTGAACAACAGAGCAGATAAAGATGTATCAGAG GGTGGCACAACAAAAATTATTGAGCAAAAGCTTTTGCATGAGGCAGAATATGCACATTCGAGAGACTGGACACCGAGTTTTGGACATAAACATACAGAG GTTACCATGTACAGCTTGGCAAGTGAAAATGGTGATATTCTGAAGAACATAGCAGATAAAGAAGCTATGTCAGAG GAGGGGCCAGTAAAAAATGTTGAGCAAAGCTTTTTGCATGAGGCAGAATATGCACATTCAAGAGACTGGACACCGAGTTTTGGACATAAACATACACAG GATGAAACTACAGATTCAGAGACTGCTACCTACAGCAACAACTGGAGAGAAGACATATTCAATCAAATGAGAGTGGACAATGTGGAGATTGACACAGGATCTGGTTGCACTGGCATAAACACTGGGGGAGCTAAATCAAACACAGAAACAGAAAATGATGCGGATACAACCAGAGGGAGCCAGGAACTTATAGAGGAAGAAATTGAAGATTTCATTCGAAGTGAGCAAAAGGAAGCAGCTGAAGGGAACAATGCAGACACTGAGAGCAAATATACTCCGCAGATTGGAATGGAATTTAAAGATAGGAATGCTGCTCATCATTTCTTCAGCTTCTATGGGTTTATTGCAGGTTTTGAAGTAGTTACTACCCATACAGCTAGAACGACACACAAAAAAAGGAAAGGTGAAATTTTCAAGGTGGAAATGAAATGTCATCGCTATGGAAAAGAAAGTAaacaagaaaggaaagaagaaatTGAACCTGAAATAATTGCAGCAGTGGCTCAGAAAGGAccgaagagaaaaacaaatgtCCAGGTCAAAACAAATTGCCCAGTTGTAATGGTGGTCAAGGAGATCAATG GAAGAACATGA